From Staphylococcus sp. M0911, a single genomic window includes:
- a CDS encoding GGDEF domain-containing protein → MFEAIIYNISVMVAGIYLFHRLQYSENKRMVFSKGYVTVLMTLVALLLAAYPIPFRLEYLVHLTFVPLLFLGRYTNMVYTLASAIVVSLVDVLIFNNSIIYGITLVVIAGVVSAVGPFLKQNDIISLLILNSISIIILFILALVSPIYDLIEIAILIPVSFIITIASAITFVDIWHFFSLVNRYENEDKYDYLTGLGNVKEFDRHLNQISKYTETHHESLGLLLIDIDGFKDVNDTYTHQAGDAVLKQMSQLLKNYVPKQFLIFRNGGEEFSVVINDYTLDQSVKLAENIRQGVEKSSFHLPNKEVIKLSVSIGVGYLTQDDRKSQRRVFKDADDMVHVAKSEGRNKVMFNPIIKL, encoded by the coding sequence ATGTTTGAAGCAATTATATATAATATTTCAGTCATGGTTGCAGGCATATATTTATTTCACAGACTGCAATACTCTGAAAATAAAAGAATGGTTTTTTCTAAAGGATATGTCACTGTTTTAATGACACTTGTTGCACTTTTATTAGCAGCATATCCCATTCCCTTCCGTTTAGAATACTTAGTTCATTTAACGTTTGTACCTTTATTATTCTTAGGGCGTTATACTAACATGGTTTACACATTGGCTTCTGCTATCGTCGTATCATTAGTTGACGTACTTATTTTTAACAACTCAATCATATACGGTATCACTTTAGTCGTTATTGCGGGTGTTGTCAGTGCAGTAGGCCCATTTTTAAAACAAAATGACATTATATCGTTGCTTATATTAAATTCAATCAGTATTATCATTTTATTTATACTTGCATTAGTGAGTCCAATTTATGATTTGATTGAAATTGCAATTTTAATTCCTGTGTCATTCATTATCACAATTGCCTCTGCAATTACATTTGTAGATATATGGCATTTCTTCTCACTCGTTAATCGCTATGAAAATGAAGATAAATATGATTATTTAACTGGTCTTGGGAATGTAAAAGAATTCGATAGACATTTGAATCAAATATCTAAATATACTGAGACACATCATGAAAGCTTAGGCTTGTTACTGATTGACATTGATGGTTTTAAAGATGTAAATGATACATATACGCACCAAGCAGGAGATGCTGTATTAAAACAAATGTCTCAACTACTTAAAAATTACGTCCCTAAACAATTCCTTATTTTTAGAAATGGTGGCGAAGAATTCTCTGTCGTGATTAATGATTATACGTTGGATCAAAGCGTCAAACTTGCCGAAAATATTCGACAAGGTGTAGAGAAGTCATCCTTCCACCTACCTAATAAGGAAGTCATTAAACTTTCAGTATCTATAGGTGTCGGATATTTAACACAAGATGATCGCAAATCACAAAGACGCGTCTTTAAGGATGCCGATGATATGGTTCATGTGGCTAAAAGTGAAGGTAGAAATAAAGTCATGTTCAATCCTATTATTAAACTATAA